AACAGGACCGCGAGCTTCGCCGCAAGCTGCGCGCCCACGGTCGTCAATTCGGTGATTCCCTGAACGGCGGCAAGATCCAGACTCTAGACCGCCTGATCGAAGAGGTCGCTTACGAGCACTGGCACCGCATGCTCTTTGCCCGTTTCCTGGCCGAGAACAATCTGCTGATGTATCCCGATCCGGACGATCCGGTGGCGGTCACCTTAGAGGAGTGTGAAGACCTCGCTGCCGATGAAGGCGCGGTCAACGGTTGGGAGCTGGCCGCCCGGTTTGCCGCCCGCATGCTGCCGCAAATTTTCCGCCCTGCTTCTCCGGTCTTTCAACTGAGCTTGCCACCCGAGCATCAGCAGAAATTGGAGCGCTTGCTGGCCGACCTGCCGCTGGAGGTTTTCACTGCCTCCGACAGCCTCGGCTGGGTCTATCAGTTCTGGCAGGCCAAGAAGAAGGACGAGGTCAACGCCTCCGAGGTCAAGATCGGTGCGCGCGAGCTGCCCGCCGTCACCCAGCTCTTCACCGAGCCCTACATGGTCAGCTTCCTGCTCGATAACTCCCTGGGGGCCTGGTGGGCGGCAAGACGGCTCGGCGAGGCCGACCTCCGAAACGCCGGCAGCGAAGATGAACTGCGTGCGAAAGCGGCGATCCCCGGCGTGCCGCTGGAGTATCTGCGTTTTGTCCAACAGGAGGACGGCACTTGGACACCGGCGGCCGGAACCTTCAACGGCTGGCCGGAGCAGCTTGCCGACCTGAAAACCCTGGACCCCTGCTGTGGCTCCGGCCACTTTCTGGTAGCAGTCTTCCTGATGCTGGTGCCCATGCGCATGGAACTGGAGGGATTGTCGGCGCGCGCGGCGGTGGATGCGGTGCTGCGTGAAAACATCTATGGCCTGGAGCTGGATCAGCGCTGCGTGGAGCTGGCTGCCTTTGCCCTGGCGCTGACTGCATGGAAATATCCGGATGCTGGCGGCTACCGCGTATTGCCGGAGTTGAATGTGGCCTGCTCCGGGCTGTCCGTGAGCGCGGCGAAAGAGGAGTGGAAGCAGCTTGGCCTGGGCAAAAAGAATCTCAGCATTGCCCTCGATTGGATGCACGATACTTTCAAGGAAGCGCCACTTCTGGGCAGCTTGCTCAATCCTGCTCAAACCGATGCCGCCAAGATTGTGCGGTGGGAGGAACTTTCAAGCGCACTGGAGCAGGCGTTGAAGCAGGAGCAAAGCGAGGAGCAACAGGAGGCCGCTGTCGTGGCCCAGGGTCTGGCCAAGGCCGCAGCCCTGCTTGCCGAGCGCTATCAATGGGTGATGACCAATGTGCCGTATCTGGCGCGAGGGAAACAAAGCGAGCGGCTGCGCGCCTTCTGTGAAAAGCACTGTTCAACCGCAAAGAACGATCTGGCAACGGTATTTCTCGACCGCTGCCTGGAATTTTGCGTCGATGGCGGCACGGCGAGTGTCGTTTTGCCGCAGAACTGGCTCTTTCTGACCAGCTACAGGAAGTTTCGCGAGAAATTGCTGAAAAACAACACCTGGCATCTGATCGCCCGGTTGGGGGCAGGAGCTTTCGAAACCATTAGCGGGGAGGTAGTGAAAGCTATCCTGATCAGTCTGAGCCGTGGCAGCGCAAGCATGGAAGAGAACTCCAGCCTCTTTAAGCGGCAGGATGCCGCTTCTACCCTGCTTCGCGGCCTCGATGTCTCCGAGTATCGCACCACCGCCGAAAAAGCGGGGCAGTTGCTGACCGCGGAAATCAAAAGTGTGGAACAGGCGAAGCAGTTGGAGAATCCGGATGCTTCAGTAATGTTGGATGAGATGGAGAATTTACCACTTTTATTGAAGTATGCGAAGTCTGTTACGGGGCTTCAGACTGGAGATGATTACCAGTACGCGCGCTCCTTCTGGGAATTGGCTCGCATCGAACAGCCGAGATGGCTTTGGTTTCAAAGCGCTGCCAGAAAAAAAACCGAGTTCACAGGAAAGAGTAGAGTTTTAGGTTGGGAAGACGGAAAGGGATCGCTTGCAAACAACCCTAGTGCAAGGGTTCAGGGGCAGTTCGCTTGGGATAAGAAAGGAATATCTGTTCAAACAATGCGAGAACTGAACTGCTGCCTATTCGAAAGTTCTTCTTTTGATATGAATGCTTCTGCGATCATTCCAAACAAACTAGAGCATACCGTAGCAATCTGGTCGTACATGTCTTCATTAGAATATCAATATGCTGTAAGGAAAATAAACCAAAAGCTTCGCGTTGCAGACGCCACTCTGGTCAAAGTCCCCTTTGATCTCGAGCGCTGGACAAAAATCGCCGAAGAAAAATACCCCAAGGGCCTGCCCAAGCCCTACACCGACGATCCCACCCAATGGATCTTCCACGGGCACCCCTGCGGCTCGGTAATTTGGAGTGACGACGAAAAATGGACGGCCAACGGCCCGCTGCGCACGGATTCCACAGTGCTGCACGTCGCCGTTGCCCGGCTCCTTGGCTACCGCTGGCCAGCCGAACTGGATGCCGGCATGGAGCTGGCCGACGAGCAGCGCGAATGGGTGGGGCGTTGCGAAGAACTGGCTGGTTACGCCGATGATGACGGTATCGTCTGCATTCCGCCGGTGCGCGGCGAGTTGGCCGCAAGCGACCGCCTGCTGAACCTGCTGGCCGCCGCCTATGGCGACGCCTGGAAGGGCGACACCCTGGCCGCGCTGCTCAAGAGCGCCGAACACGTCGGCAAAACACTGGAGACATGGCTGCGGGAGAAGTTCTTCGCCCAGCACTGCAAGCTGTTCCAGCACCGCCCCTTCATCTGGCACATCTGGGATGGCCTGCGTGACGGCTTCGCGGCCCTGGTCAACTACCACAAGCTCGACGCCAAGCTGCTGGAGACCCTGATCTACACCTACCTGGGCGACTGGATCAGCCGCCAGAAGCAGGACATCGCAAGCCACGTGGACGGAGCCCAGGAGCGCCTGGCCGCCGCCGAGGCCCTCAAGAAAAAGCTGGAGCTGATCCTGGAGGGTGAAGCGCCCTACGATATCTTCGTGCGCTGGAAACCGCTGGAACAACAGCCCATCGGCTGGGATCCGGATCTCAACGACGGCGTGCGCCTCAACATCCGCCCCTTCCTCACCGTGCCCGATGTCGGCAAGAGAGGCGCGGGGTGCTTGCGCGACAAACCCAACATCAACTGGAACAAGGACCGGGGCAAGGACGTGGCATCCGCCCCCTGGTATCACGTCTTTGACGGCAACCGCATCAACGACCACCACCTGACCCTGGCCGAGAAACGCAAAGCAAGGGAAGTGAAGGAGAGTTTGTCATGATTAGACATCTGAAAATGTCCAATGTCGGACCGGCTCCCAAGATGGAGCTGGAGTTCGGCAGGCGCTTGAACCTCCTGACCGGCGATAACGGCCTGGGCAAGAGCTTTCTGCTCGATATTGCCTGGTGGGCGATGACACGCAAATGGCCTGCTGAAATTAATCCAAAACTGACTGCCGGGAAAAAGGCGTTACCTGCCTCTGATGGGGAAGCCAAAATCAGCTTTTCTTTTACCGGCAAAACTAGAGAGGAAAGCTACGAAAGCAGTTTTCTCCGAAAAGAGCAGACGTGGAGCGGCAGGCTGGGTCGGCCTGCAAACCCTGGACTTGTCCTGTATGCCATGTCGGATGGCAGTTTTGCCGTCTGGGATCCCCATCGGAACTACTGGATCACTCGGGCAGGCCTGGATGTGCAGGAACGTGTTCCTGCCTATGTGTTTAGCCCGAAAGAAGTTTGGGATGGTCTCCAGGATGAAAAAGGTGGCTGGCTATGTAATGGCCTCATACGCGACTGGGCCGGGTGGCAAAAGGAGCGTGGCGCACCATTTAAACATCTTAAACAAGTCTTGGAAGTTCTATCACCCTCCGCCAACGAAAAGTTGGAGCCAGGAAGTTTAACGAGAATAAGTCTGGATGATGTCCGCGACATCCCAACGATTCGTATGCCTTATCAACAAGAAGTCGCGGTTGTTCATGCATCCTCCGGAATGCGACGAATCATGGCTTTGGCATACTTTCTGGTTTGGGCATGGGAAGAACACAAGCAAGCGGCCAAGCAGCTCGGGGAGCCTGCCACAAGGCAAATCACCTTTCTGGTTGACGAAATTGAATCCCATCTCCATCCAAGCTGGCAGCGCCGTATCGTTCCAACGCTGCTCTCCGTCATGGCAAAGCTGACCAAGATCGCGAAAGTTCAGCTGATCACAGCTACCCACTCCCCGCTGATCATGGCGTCTGTAGAACCCTTATTTGACGCGCAACAGGATGCTTGGTTTGACCTCGATTTTGAACGTAAAAAGGTGGTGTTGCGTCGCCGCGACTTTGAAAAGCATGGAGATGTCGCAACCTGGCTGGTCAGTGAGGCGTTTGATTTGAAGAGCGGCCGCCCCATTGAGTATGAACGTCT
Above is a window of Desulfomicrobium orale DSM 12838 DNA encoding:
- a CDS encoding Eco57I restriction-modification methylase domain-containing protein, with product MQPLDKTLRKQLERTIKDARDIAENAARAALEQLGVGESAPFAHLSEQDRELRRKLRAHGRQFGDSLNGGKIQTLDRLIEEVAYEHWHRMLFARFLAENNLLMYPDPDDPVAVTLEECEDLAADEGAVNGWELAARFAARMLPQIFRPASPVFQLSLPPEHQQKLERLLADLPLEVFTASDSLGWVYQFWQAKKKDEVNASEVKIGARELPAVTQLFTEPYMVSFLLDNSLGAWWAARRLGEADLRNAGSEDELRAKAAIPGVPLEYLRFVQQEDGTWTPAAGTFNGWPEQLADLKTLDPCCGSGHFLVAVFLMLVPMRMELEGLSARAAVDAVLRENIYGLELDQRCVELAAFALALTAWKYPDAGGYRVLPELNVACSGLSVSAAKEEWKQLGLGKKNLSIALDWMHDTFKEAPLLGSLLNPAQTDAAKIVRWEELSSALEQALKQEQSEEQQEAAVVAQGLAKAAALLAERYQWVMTNVPYLARGKQSERLRAFCEKHCSTAKNDLATVFLDRCLEFCVDGGTASVVLPQNWLFLTSYRKFREKLLKNNTWHLIARLGAGAFETISGEVVKAILISLSRGSASMEENSSLFKRQDAASTLLRGLDVSEYRTTAEKAGQLLTAEIKSVEQAKQLENPDASVMLDEMENLPLLLKYAKSVTGLQTGDDYQYARSFWELARIEQPRWLWFQSAARKKTEFTGKSRVLGWEDGKGSLANNPSARVQGQFAWDKKGISVQTMRELNCCLFESSSFDMNASAIIPNKLEHTVAIWSYMSSLEYQYAVRKINQKLRVADATLVKVPFDLERWTKIAEEKYPKGLPKPYTDDPTQWIFHGHPCGSVIWSDDEKWTANGPLRTDSTVLHVAVARLLGYRWPAELDAGMELADEQREWVGRCEELAGYADDDGIVCIPPVRGELAASDRLLNLLAAAYGDAWKGDTLAALLKSAEHVGKTLETWLREKFFAQHCKLFQHRPFIWHIWDGLRDGFAALVNYHKLDAKLLETLIYTYLGDWISRQKQDIASHVDGAQERLAAAEALKKKLELILEGEAPYDIFVRWKPLEQQPIGWDPDLNDGVRLNIRPFLTVPDVGKRGAGCLRDKPNINWNKDRGKDVASAPWYHVFDGNRINDHHLTLAEKRKAREVKESLS
- a CDS encoding AAA family ATPase; this translates as MIRHLKMSNVGPAPKMELEFGRRLNLLTGDNGLGKSFLLDIAWWAMTRKWPAEINPKLTAGKKALPASDGEAKISFSFTGKTREESYESSFLRKEQTWSGRLGRPANPGLVLYAMSDGSFAVWDPHRNYWITRAGLDVQERVPAYVFSPKEVWDGLQDEKGGWLCNGLIRDWAGWQKERGAPFKHLKQVLEVLSPSANEKLEPGSLTRISLDDVRDIPTIRMPYQQEVAVVHASSGMRRIMALAYFLVWAWEEHKQAAKQLGEPATRQITFLVDEIESHLHPSWQRRIVPTLLSVMAKLTKIAKVQLITATHSPLIMASVEPLFDAQQDAWFDLDFERKKVVLRRRDFEKHGDVATWLVSEAFDLKSGRPIEYERLVEEASTLLDKDQPTEKQISEMNEKLVLALGPKDDFLFNWRYICKQKGWLK